One Dictyoglomus thermophilum H-6-12 DNA window includes the following coding sequences:
- a CDS encoding ABC transporter ATP-binding protein, with protein MEKRISEKLISIRNLSKEINGKKILKNISFDIVRGEITALLGPNGAGKTTILRCLTGIFNVTSGNIEKVNNLIISVMLEKDLLWEKYSGWENIKIYAELLGRGVEKNDIEVYAEKLGILDFLSQKVYTYSKGTKRKLSFLLALLKNPDLLVLDEPMSGLDPISRKNMRELILDLNQKGKSVILTSHDLGELEKLAHRVILIKEGKILVDDMKSEILGKYRDLEELFLDVIGGG; from the coding sequence ATGGAGAAAAGAATTTCTGAAAAACTCATTTCTATTAGAAATCTTTCAAAAGAAATAAATGGAAAGAAAATTTTAAAAAATATTTCCTTTGATATAGTAAGAGGAGAGATTACAGCACTTTTGGGTCCAAATGGAGCAGGAAAGACTACTATTCTTCGCTGTTTAACAGGGATATTCAATGTTACTTCTGGGAATATAGAAAAGGTTAATAATTTAATCATCTCTGTAATGCTTGAGAAAGATCTTTTATGGGAAAAGTATTCAGGATGGGAGAATATAAAGATATATGCTGAACTTCTTGGAAGAGGAGTAGAAAAAAATGATATTGAAGTTTATGCAGAGAAGTTAGGAATTTTAGATTTTCTGTCTCAAAAGGTCTATACTTATTCTAAAGGGACAAAAAGAAAACTAAGTTTTCTTTTAGCTCTTTTGAAAAATCCAGATCTCTTAGTTTTGGATGAACCTATGAGTGGGCTTGATCCTATTTCTCGAAAAAATATGAGAGAATTAATTCTTGATTTAAATCAGAAAGGAAAAAGCGTAATATTGACCTCTCATGATTTGGGAGAGCTAGAAAAACTTGCTCATAGAGTGATTCTTATAAAAGAGGGAAAGATATTAGTAGATGATATGAAGAGTGAAATTCTTGGAAAATATAGAGATCTTGAGGAATTATTTCTTGATGTAATAGGGGGAGGTTAA
- a CDS encoding radical SAM protein, with amino-acid sequence MNLDSNVYLKLDVDNLRLHLQPQYAFLCFDSKKLPKRGRLKQQAAIKLNKVAGEIIEKMYEPLSLSEIVNYFCRKYNDTEENVFRNISIFFERLYNRYGISVIECKNKYEIKNSCFTKTGSWDYLVPFGLVLELTYRCNYQCKHCYNNSSIYMLSEMKTDVILSILEEAYKLGIREIELTGGEPTVYSNIEEFLKKLFTYNFELIGLLTNGSNLSEEICQLLYYNRERVVVQIDLHGSSPEYVRWFTGNEKAYYSAIDSIKKLSDLGIVVRVVCNVTSLNVEQMADVAEIAYKLGATAVAFGPIAPIGRAKSNNDLIISLDDKAFAMFEKNIENLIEKYGKNFISVIEEEIMSDSINCGVGRSGITLSPNLDVKICQMSDMSIGNLKFSGNSLKNFLQTYSMYFEIISQIPAPNKRICKECENLWFCNNCLVRGLMKAYGEGEDKCVWRKEFLKNSFLLEIFQKK; translated from the coding sequence ATGAACCTGGATAGTAATGTTTATCTAAAACTAGACGTTGATAATCTAAGGTTGCATTTACAACCTCAGTATGCTTTTTTATGTTTTGATTCTAAAAAACTTCCTAAGAGAGGTCGTCTTAAACAACAGGCTGCAATCAAATTAAATAAAGTTGCTGGTGAAATTATTGAAAAGATGTATGAACCTTTAAGTCTTTCTGAGATAGTAAATTATTTCTGTAGAAAATATAATGACACAGAGGAAAATGTTTTTAGAAATATATCAATATTTTTTGAACGTCTTTATAATAGATACGGTATTTCTGTGATTGAATGCAAAAATAAATATGAAATAAAAAATTCTTGTTTTACAAAAACAGGAAGTTGGGATTATTTAGTTCCATTTGGCTTAGTCTTAGAATTAACTTACAGATGTAATTATCAATGTAAACATTGTTACAATAACTCTTCTATATATATGTTATCTGAAATGAAAACAGATGTTATTCTTTCTATACTTGAAGAAGCATATAAATTAGGAATACGAGAAATAGAATTGACAGGAGGAGAACCAACTGTTTATTCAAATATAGAAGAATTTCTCAAGAAATTGTTTACTTATAATTTCGAATTAATTGGCTTACTTACTAATGGGAGTAATCTCTCTGAGGAGATATGTCAACTTTTATACTATAATAGAGAAAGAGTAGTTGTACAAATAGATCTTCACGGAAGTTCTCCAGAGTATGTACGTTGGTTTACAGGTAATGAAAAAGCTTACTATTCAGCGATTGACAGCATAAAAAAGTTATCAGATTTAGGAATAGTTGTGAGAGTCGTATGTAATGTAACTTCACTTAATGTTGAGCAAATGGCAGATGTTGCTGAAATTGCTTATAAACTTGGAGCTACCGCAGTCGCTTTTGGTCCTATTGCTCCTATTGGGCGAGCTAAGTCTAATAATGATTTAATAATATCTCTTGACGATAAAGCCTTTGCTATGTTTGAAAAAAATATAGAAAATTTAATCGAAAAATATGGTAAGAATTTTATATCAGTAATTGAAGAAGAAATTATGTCAGATTCGATAAATTGTGGTGTTGGAAGATCTGGCATAACTCTCTCTCCTAATCTTGATGTTAAAATTTGCCAAATGTCAGATATGAGTATAGGCAATTTAAAGTTTTCTGGGAACTCTTTAAAGAATTTTTTACAAACTTATTCGATGTATTTCGAAATTATTTCTCAAATTCCTGCACCAAATAAAAGAATATGTAAAGAATGCGAAAATTTGTGGTTTTGCAATAATTGTCTAGTTAGAGGTTTAATGAAAGCATATGGGGAAGGAGAAGACAAATGTGTATGGAGAAAAGAATTTCTGAAAAACTCATTTCTATTAGAAATCTTTCAAAAGAAATAA
- a CDS encoding radical SAM protein — protein sequence MDNIKIIEFSTENTTYIYNDDTGLTFPKKDIDKLKEIINLLKHNNMKEKPVLREVDIQHFLLYEGFTQLILSVTENCNFRCKYCYYYSGMYDYAPIFNRKNMNFDIAKKAVDYYFNNIFQVLKYNPYRKPCVTFYGGEPLLNFDLIKSIVTYIRKKFPNINVLYNITTNGYLLTKDIVDFLIDNDFYIAVSLDGYKENHDRNRTTIKGQKTFDKILQNLEYIRFHYPRYFYENISLICCYDWKTDLFKLEEFFSTNKNLPPLVRVNAAAPYFSKYYQIFTKEDFLNHQCQIQKLKDVYFEQIKKKKKTSAFLDIFFGSNYRTLLIREKITKSKGVFNFLHGSCVPGVKIFIDTDGNFHICEKVNYSFPIGNIEEGLNYKKIIQVLNKYKEEITYECKKCPISRLCTMCFATFMTNNRFSKDPENICELLIKQTLSDFSELYSLLESDPSFEEKLFHLNTKNKRRNYEHIL from the coding sequence TTGGATAATATTAAAATAATAGAGTTTTCTACAGAAAATACTACTTATATTTATAATGATGATACAGGATTGACATTTCCCAAAAAAGATATTGATAAACTAAAAGAAATAATAAATTTGCTTAAACATAATAATATGAAAGAAAAACCTGTATTAAGAGAAGTAGACATACAACATTTTCTTTTATATGAGGGTTTTACTCAACTTATTTTAAGTGTTACTGAAAATTGTAATTTTAGATGTAAATACTGTTATTATTATTCAGGCATGTACGATTATGCTCCAATTTTTAATAGAAAAAATATGAATTTTGATATTGCCAAAAAGGCTGTAGATTATTATTTCAATAATATTTTTCAAGTATTAAAGTATAATCCATATAGGAAACCTTGTGTTACTTTTTATGGGGGAGAGCCCTTACTAAATTTTGATTTAATAAAAAGCATAGTTACTTATATCAGAAAAAAGTTCCCTAATATTAATGTTTTATATAATATAACTACTAATGGGTATTTGTTGACTAAGGATATCGTAGATTTTTTAATCGATAATGATTTTTATATTGCTGTAAGCCTAGATGGATATAAAGAAAATCATGATAGAAATAGAACAACAATAAAAGGCCAAAAAACATTTGATAAAATACTACAAAATCTTGAATACATACGATTTCATTATCCACGATATTTTTATGAAAATATATCATTAATTTGTTGTTATGACTGGAAAACAGACTTATTTAAACTAGAAGAATTCTTTAGTACGAATAAAAATTTACCTCCTTTAGTAAGAGTAAATGCCGCAGCTCCTTACTTTTCTAAATATTACCAAATTTTTACCAAAGAGGACTTTTTAAACCATCAATGTCAAATTCAAAAATTGAAGGATGTTTATTTTGAACAAATTAAAAAGAAGAAAAAAACAAGTGCGTTTTTAGATATTTTTTTTGGATCAAATTATAGAACTCTCTTAATTCGGGAAAAAATAACAAAATCAAAAGGTGTTTTTAATTTCTTACATGGAAGTTGTGTCCCAGGTGTAAAAATTTTTATCGACACCGACGGGAATTTTCACATTTGTGAGAAAGTAAACTATTCTTTTCCAATTGGTAATATAGAAGAAGGCCTAAATTATAAGAAAATAATTCAGGTACTTAATAAATACAAAGAAGAAATAACCTATGAATGCAAAAAATGCCCAATATCACGTTTATGCACTATGTGTTTTGCTACTTTTATGACTAATAATAGATTTTCAAAAGATCCAGAGAATATATGCGAATTATTAATAAAACAAACTTTGTCAGATTTCTCTGAATTATACTCTCTATTAGAAAGTGATCCTTCATTCGAAGAAAAACTGTTTCATTTAAATACCAAAAACAAGAGGAGGAATTATGAGCACATATTATAG